One segment of Urocitellus parryii isolate mUroPar1 chromosome 5, mUroPar1.hap1, whole genome shotgun sequence DNA contains the following:
- the Ptges3 gene encoding prostaglandin E synthase 3: MQPASAKWYDRRDYVFIEFCVEDSKDVNVNFEKSKLTFSCLGGSDNFKHLNEIDLFHCIDPNDSKHKRTDRSILCCLRKGESGQSWPRLTKERAKLNWLSVDFNNWKDWEDDSDEDMSNFDRFSEMMNNMGGDEDVDLPEVDGADDVSLQMLFFLFTLIVRSNAFIGCFI, encoded by the exons gcAGCCTGCTTCTGCAAAGTGGTACGATCGAAGGGACTATGTCTTCATTGAATTTTGTGTTGAAGACAGTAAAGATGTTaatgtaaattttgaaaaatccaaaCTTACTTTCAG TTGTCTTGGAGGAAgtgataattttaaacatttaaatgaaattgatCTTTTTCACTGTATTGATCCAAAT GATTCCAAGCATAAAAGAACGGACAGATCAATTTTATGTTGTTTACGAAAAGGAGAGTCTGGCCAATCATGGCCTAGGTTAACAAAAGAAAGGGCAAAG CTTAATTGGCTTAGTGTGGACTTCAATAATTGGAAAGATTGGGAAGATGATTCAGATGAAGACATGTCTAATTTTGATCGTTTCTCTGAG ATGATGAACAACATGGGTGGTGATGAGGATGTAGATTTACCAGAAGTAGATGGAGCAGATGATGTAAGTctacaaatgcttttttttctgtttactttaaTAGTGAGAAGCAATGCATTTATAGGTTGTTTTATATAG
- the Atp5f1b gene encoding ATP synthase F(1) complex subunit beta, mitochondrial: MLSLVGRVAAASASGALRGLSPSASLPQAQLLLRAAPAAVQPARDYAAQTSPSPKAGPATGRIVAVIGAVVDVQFDEGLPPILNALEVQGRETRLVLEVAQHLGESTVRTIAMDGTEGLVRGQKVLDSGAPIKIPVGPETLGRIMNVIGEPIDERGPIKTKQFAPIHAEAPEFIEMSVEQEILVTGIKVVDLLAPYAKGGKIGLFGGAGVGKTVLIMELINNVAKAHGGYSVFAGVGERTREGNDLYHEMIESGVINLKDATSKVALVYGQMNEPPGARARVALTGLTVAEYFRDQEGQDVLLFIDNIFRFTQAGSEVSALLGRIPSAVGYQPTLATDMGTMQERITTTKKGSITSVQAIYVPADDLTDPAPATTFAHLDATTVLSRAIAELGIYPAVDPLDSTSRIMDPNIVGSEHYDVARGVQKILQDYKSLQDIIAILGMDELSEEDKLTVSRARKIQRFLSQPFQVAEVFTGHMGKLVPLKETIKGFQQILAGEYDHLPEQAFYMVGPIEEAVAKADKLAEEHAS; the protein is encoded by the exons ATGTTGAGTCTTGTAGGTCGTGTGGCCGCTGCGTCGGCCTCCGGGGCCTTGCGGGGACTCAGCCCTTCGGCATCGCTACCCCAAGCCCAGCTTTTACTGCGGGCCGCCCCGGCAGCGGTCCAGCCTG ccAGAGACTATGCAGCACAAACATCTCCGTCGCCAAAGGCAGGCCCAGCCACCGGGCGTATCGTGGCAGTCATCGGTGCAGTAGTGGATGTCCAGTTTGATGAGGGATTACCACCTATCCTAAATGCCCTGGAAGTGCAGGGCAGGGAGACCCGGCTGGTTTTGGAAGTGGCCCAGCATTTAG GTGAGAGCACAGTAAGAACCATTGCAATGGATGGGACAGAAGGTTTGGTTAGAGGTCAGAAAGTCTTAGATTCTGGTGCGCCAATTAAAATTCCTGTTGGTCCAGAGACCTTGGGCAGAATCATGAATGTCATTGGAGAGCCTATTGATGAGAGAGGTCCTATCAAAACCAAACA GTTTGCTCCTATTCATGCTGAGGCTCCTGAGTTCATTGAGATGAGTGTTGAGCAGGAAATTCTGGTGACTGGTATCAAGGTTGTGGATCTGCTAGCTCCCTATGCCAAGGGTGGCAAAATTG GGctctttggtggtgctggagttGGCAAGACAGTGCTGATCATGGAGTTAATTAACAATGTTGCCAAAGCCCATGGTGGTTACTCTGTATTTGCTGGTGTTGGTGAGAGGACCCGTGAAGGCAATGACTTATACCATGAAATGATTGAATCTGGTGTTATCAATTTGAAAGATGCTACCTCCAAG GTAGCGCTGGTGTATGGTCAAATGAATGAACCACCTGGTGCTCGTGCCCGGGTAGCTCTGACTGGACTGACTGTAGCTGAATACTTCCGAGACCAGGAAGGTCAAGATGTACTGCTGTTTATTGATAACATCTTTCGCTTCACCCAAGCTGGTTCAGAG gtaTCTGCCTTATTGGGCAGAATCCCTTCTGCTGTAGGCTATCAGCCCACCCTGGCCACTGACATGGGTACTATGCAGGAAAGAATCACCACTACCAAGAAGGGATCTATCACCTCTGTACAG GCTATCTATGTGCCTGCTGATGACCTGACTGACCCTGCCCCTGCCACTACCTTTGCCCATTTGGATGCTACCACTGTGCTGTCCCGTGCGATTGCTGAGCTGGGCATCTATCCAGCTGTGGATCCTCTAGACTCCACTTCTCGAATCATGGATCCCAATATTGTTGGCAGTGAACATTATGATGTTGCCCGTGGAGTGCAAAAGATCCTGCAG GACTACAAATCCCTCCAGGATATCATTGCCATCCTGGGTATGGATGAGCTTTCCGAGGAAGACAAGTTGACTGTTTCCCGTGCACGGAAGATACAGCGTTTCTTGTCTCAGCcattccaagttgctgaggtcttCACGGGTCATATGGGGAAGCTGGTACCCCTGAAGGAGACCATCAAAGGATTCCAGCAGATTTTGGCAG gTGAATATGACCATCTCCCAGAACAGGCCTTCTATATGGTGGGACCCATTGAAGAAGCTGTGGCAAAAGCTGATAAACTGGCTGAAGAGCATGCATCGTGA